The Chitinophagales bacterium region CTACAAATTGACCTGCATTTCTGGTGCTTATAAGAATCCGGGGAATTGCTTCATTATATTTAACTGCATTATCAACTAAATTAAAGATTACGTTTGAGAGGTGCATTGCATCTCCTATAATCATTGAAAAAACAGCCAGGAGTTCATGCTCAATTGCACCTCCTTTGTCAATTGTTAATTGCTCTAAACCAAGTATAGAATTTCTTAAAAAAATATTTAAATCAATTTCACTGAATTGATATTTCATTTTCTTCTCATCCCATACTGCAACCTGTAACACCCGTTCCACCTGGTTTTTCAAGCGAAGCGCTTCCTGCTGAATCAAGTTTGAATATTGCACCACAGAGGATGTTTGTTGTAATATTTCTGATCTGTTCAGCAGTTTAGATGTAACCAGTATGGTAGAAACCGGCGTTTTAAATTCATGAGTCATGTTGTTTACAAAGTCTTTTTGAATCTGCGATAACTGCTTCTGACGAAGGATGGTGATAAGGGCGAAGGCAAAAAACAACACAACCAGCAATAATACAGCTGATGAAAATAGCCATATCCCTAAAGAACCTGTTAGCTGGCTTCCCTTATCCGGAAAATTCACGCTGAAATAATACAGGTCATTTTTCCACTGTGGTAGTTCATGTGTAATACGCTCCTTTTCTGATGCAGTGAAAGAAACATAATTTCCATACACTAACTTTTGGTGATTACAATCATATACGCCATATTCAAAATCCATTAATAGACCCCGATTCTTAAATTCAGCTTTGAGCAGCGATTCAAGGGCCTTGGTATCTATTTCGCCATTTACGCTTACAACAAAATAATTACCTGATAACTGGTTAACCAATCCGCTGTTGGGAATTTGCTGATTATTAATTGTGAGGATTTGCTCTCCTACCCTTTGTAATGCAGTAAATACGTTTTGGTCGAATTCTTTCTCATTCACATCAAAAGCTTTTCGAAACCAGAATATTTGCAGAACAACAATTCCTGTTATGGCAAGCAAAGCCAGAATGGTAACTATTTGAATACTGCGATTTTGCATTAATAATTAAATAGGGCAAAAAGCCAATCTACAATTAGAGGATTTTCTAAAAAGAAATTTTTAATCAGGTGAAGGTTTGGATGTATATAAATTGAATGAAAACCTTGATTTGCAATGCCGGGATTCACCCTTTTACTAAAGATACCCGAGAAGCTAACCAGCTTTCTTTTAAAGGAATAATCCAGCGCTGGTCAAAATGTTTTTTTAAAGTGATGGTATTGTTAAATACTAAAGTGTCCTCTGTAATTTCTCCATTTTCAATTAACTTATCGAGGTCATTAAGTGCCGTTACATTTATATTATTTCCTGCTTTCCAGGACACTAA contains the following coding sequences:
- a CDS encoding HAMP domain-containing histidine kinase is translated as MQNRSIQIVTILALLAITGIVVLQIFWFRKAFDVNEKEFDQNVFTALQRVGEQILTINNQQIPNSGLVNQLSGNYFVVSVNGEIDTKALESLLKAEFKNRGLLMDFEYGVYDCNHQKLVYGNYVSFTASEKERITHELPQWKNDLYYFSVNFPDKGSQLTGSLGIWLFSSAVLLLVVLFFAFALITILRQKQLSQIQKDFVNNMTHEFKTPVSTILVTSKLLNRSEILQQTSSVVQYSNLIQQEALRLKNQVERVLQVAVWDEKKMKYQFSEIDLNIFLRNSILGLEQLTIDKGGAIEHELLAVFSMIIGDAMHLSNVIFNLVDNAVKYNEAIPRILISTRNAGQFVELIVKDNGIGIVKKNRRRIFDRFYRVPTGDVHDVKGFGLGLYYVKTVMKDHNGNVRIISSPGEGTEVILAFPLLKI